From the Stigmatopora argus isolate UIUO_Sarg chromosome 12, RoL_Sarg_1.0, whole genome shotgun sequence genome, the window AAGCAAGCCGGGGGAAGATTGGCGTCCACCCCCCGGAGTAGCGGCGACACTGTCCGTCACCGTCGCTCACATCAAGCGTCTCGGGAAATGAAGGAGTTAGCAAGAGAACCACCTCCTCTTTTTCATTCTTCTCCCAACCCCTTCTTCCTCTTtcgttcttctcctcctcctccaatgACTGGCTCTTCGTCTGGGGAGGGGGCTTAACACGGTGCGACCCTCACTCAAATTCTAAGCATATTGgatttttgtttggatttttttttgcacgttataaagaaaaaatataagaaaaactaAGCAGATAAATGATAAAGTCGGACAAGATCATTGCGACAATAATAGTCAAgacgacaataataataacagaatTTCCTCAGTAGGCTGAAGCAGTGCATTATTTAAACATATAGTACATCCTTCTCCAGTTCTGAATTAATAATCAGTCAGTCATTTTCATAGACCCATATTTACAAAAGTGAATAACCCTATCAATGATATGGAAAATACCCTAAATAAATTAGTCAATTGACAGATCATTTGTGAAAGCACCATATGTACCAAATATTTACATAAATTTTCATTTTAGAGCATATTAAGTTCTATTATTCCAGAAATTGTGTTTAAATCTCACTATTTTTTTCCACGTAATGTCCCGTATTATTTTATTGTGTCTTCttttttggaaatatttgaaGATATCTATGTTTTACTACTATTTACACTGTAAAGCGCACCTCCATTTCATTGTACAATTGTGCAATGCCAATAAAGGcatccattcattcaattttaagTGCTACTCTAACAACCAGTGAGCAACAGTGCAAGTTACTAAACTAACTTGTAATGACTTGTATACAATGGAAAGACTTGCATTTTGATCGATATCTAGACCAAACCAGTTGCGACAAAATCCTTTCCAGTGACAACTTTATCTATGTGGAACCTTTGCGGcctgttgtttttgtcatttgtctTGTGTTATTGTAGTCGCCTCATTGAGtaacatttaaacaaaaataaaaaataaaaacagacggTGGCAATATGTTGGGTGAGTCTAGGTGTGGTGGCTTCTACATGCCATCTGGCTTGACAGCAAAATGTATTTGCTGAAGAAAAAATGGAGTTTCGCTCATAGACTGATAAGGTAAAAATGTTAAGACGGGTATGAAACAAAGtctgccacaaaaaatgatactCAATTAACCCTTTCAAGGAATGTGGTACCTACAAGTGAGCAAGTGACTCGGGTCATTaaaaagatgtccaatctattttgacagaGAGTGGTGAATTAAATTGGTGAATTAAACATGTGACACGTTTTTACAGTATCGTGTGGCAAATACCTCCACGCACACAAATCCATAGCGCTATTTGTCACAGATCGCTTAACTGGGTTCAATTCCTATTAACGGCGATGACATAAAGAGGACCGAGTTACAAGAGCCTAAGGGCGATCAAGGAGACGGGAGCCAGTCTTCCACATTTGCGTGTGGCACAGAAGCAAGCTGATCTATAAATATTCAATCAAGCCGGAAACATAATCTGTTCAGCCACTCTTCTCCATTTTGCAGATTGTCCACCATCCACCAGCACAAACCAGACAAACAGCACATACAAACATGGATGgactacaaacaaaacaaaaaaatcagtgaATAAAAGCAATAAAGTACAAATATTTGACGAGAAATTTGTCAAAAATTTTGGGATTCCATTGTATTTAAATGAGAACCCTATtaagggataaataaagttcatTTTGTGCCCTAAAAAGTTATAAAATAATGtcttttgaatgattttttttgtagatattacTGCTTCCATATCCTGCGTGAGCCAAGTCATTGTAGAATATATATCAAAAATCGAAAATATTTCATCCTACCTAGagttttaaataatttcaaattattACTGCATCTGTTAATCTACCGCAATTTCTTATCTCGGATAACTTAACTTGTCTGTTAATGGTAGATAAGGCTGATTGGTAGCGACCACAAATAACTAACGCCTCAAAGTACAAACTGTGAGTGACTGATAAATTCCTCTTTACTGCACCGTGGTAATTTATTGGTGCGATTACGCAGGATTGATGAGATTATGACAATGGTTCGCTGAGTTTCAAATGTCAAGTAGCGCTAGTTTTAGCACGAGTGTTGCAGCCCTTGCCTCGCCGTTGTGGAATTGTGTAATTAGAGGCtaggtgtgtttttgtgtgctgATACTGGCATTTAAGTGGGAAGCCAAGACGGAACCTTGACAAcctccccacccccaccccctttcATCCTTGTTTGTCCGGATACGAGTGTTTGGTTGGCGATATTCTGGATGAAACACACTTGGCGGGACAGCTTGGCTACACGTTTGGTGGAGCATTTTTGGATCATTCAAATACAAATTATTGGGGGTAAAATATGTGCTGGCCACATCTAGTGCTGCAATTGGATGTCAAATGAGGGGACGCAAAATATCCTCCCACGAGCCGCCATTAACCCTTGGGCCTCATGTTTAAGACCACTGCTAACAATAATTTTCTATATGGACGGGAAAAACCCAAAGTCGAGTTGCTTGAGAGTAGCATGTAGCGGATGAGCACATTATTATTAATGTATGGAGGTTATTGGGGCTGCTTTGTAACTCATGGCCTGGCCGTGTTGTTATTACACAAGACAGGTGGTACAGACAGTCATAAGAAGAGATGAAACTATGTCTAAATTTAAACTTAAATATCATGATTAGCAAAATTTTAAAGCAGAAAATGGGTGTAAGGGAACGTCTTACCGGTGCATGATTTTGTTGGGCCTTTTGTTACTGCAAAATGCCAGAAGTTGAAATGATCGTCTTCAATAATGAAAGAACATGTCTCAAAGTACGTGTTTGggtctacagtggtacctcgacatacaatcttaatccgttccgggactgagatcgtatgtcgagcttttcgtaactcgagcggacatttcccattgaaatgaactaaaaacaaattaatttgttccaaccctctgaaaaaaacaccaaaaacaggatattggattggaaaaaaacgttttatttcttctatttcgccatctattaacaaagtaacacataactagtggtttaatagtaataaaatgtgtttaagagaagtaaaattagacgcatttcgcggagggtagagacagcgataTCGGCCTATcgttgttgtgtgcacgaggatacttcattacccagaaagccctctttttgtccgcgcatgcgcgttgtgcgtttcctggtcgaaactcgtctgaataaatcgttcagtgctcgtagatagatatctgttatacatgaaagagatacggcaaaaaagacagtgaactacaatgataaacagcctctcatgtcatggccacctggcttggtcgcatctcgaaattttgatcgtatcgcgggcaaattattcgatcaaaattttcgtcgtaccacgaactgatcgtaggtcgaggtaccactgtttaactgtgaaataatcttaagtaaacaaagaatgtttcaatacgTGTCACAGCCTTTATCCGTGTCACAGCCCTGCATCTTTGTCAGAGACTTTGTATGTCACGCAATCTTGTCCTAATTAAACTGTTGATGCACAAAGCGGAGTCGGAGATTGGAAAGCGGAAACAGTCGAAGATTGACCAGAGTCTTACGcagtctgttctctctctgtgctctccttctgcagaagcgtcaaaatctcactcatccgtcttggcgtgcttacttgtgttcgaccttgttgaATGTTCATCGTGGACCGGACAATAACTTCAAGATTCAAACGCAAGGGGAGTTAGGAGTAAGATGACAGTGACACGCCAGGAAGCTGATTTGACGCCCCCTTAAGGATTTTCAGTTGCTGGCTCCAAAATAATTCCTGTTTTTGTTCTAGGACCTTATCTGTCACCCCAGTGATACTCTAATCTTGGCAGGCCTCAATATTAGGAACAAACATTCCCACATGAGACATTCCTGTGCGTCAATGCTCGCCGAGAATACCTCTTGGCTTGTTTGTTGACCATATCGAACCAGGCCTTGGCTTCACGTAAATGTGGTCGGGTTTGCTTGGCGTCCAAAAAGTCACCCGGGGGGGCGTGGAGGTCAAAGTTCCCTCTGTACACACCGGTCAACTAGCAACAGACAATCTAAATCAACACTGTTTTCGTTAAAAGTAGCCATGAAAGAAGTTTTCTTTATGTTCAGCAACTGtaaattttaattcattcactgccactgatacaaaaaaacattaaaaaaaaagttatttactGTTTCATTACTCTGGGCATTACAATTTAGATATAAATGTGCATTGGTACTAAAATGACTGCAAATATTCTGTTTCTATGTAAAAGTAAAATTGTTTTTCCACAGAAAAATCATAGTATTTGCAAatatataattttcattaagagAATTACCTACTCTCACCAAgcatgacagatttttttttacaatcgtctaatttaaaattgttatatttctaaaatgaataaaacattttaaataaaaaaatatattttaaaaagaaccagaatttgttctcattttaaaaagagTAACAGCCATTCTTAAGAATCTGGgtcatcatcataatcatcatcatcatcacagtAGTGCCTAACAAATGTGGCTTTTAATATTTTGCTTTAGGGCAATCGCTTATAGCCACGCATGAGCagaatcttctttgttttttgttaacaGATTGAAGACTAATTGTATTCTTTCAGACACAAGACCGCACAGGCTCCATCCCTCGTGATGGAGCGGACTATAAAACTTTGGGGGGACCCTGAGGCTTCATGGCTGATATCTGTGGCAGCTTAATGTAGTGGTAATgacagaaaagcacattaataGTACGGTACAGGAGATGTGTTTGGTTTCGTATGTCTGTCTTTCGGTCTAGATTTGAGTTGACTCAAGAACAAATAAAGCGATTAGCAAACTTGCAGGATATGTTTGTCCTGTGACATGAAAGAGATAGCATTTTGGGGTGATGAGGTCAAAGGCCACACAGCTCAGAAAAGCAATTTCACAATAGGAGGAGATTCTCAAACTTGGAGGATATTTTCTAACATGAAATGGAAGAGAGACAGTAACATTGCAACGCTCAAGAAAACATTAAAGCGGGTGCAAGTGGAAAGGCTAATGTTTAGCTTTGACACGTGTTATTTGCTAATCGGTCATTGAGATGATCGAGTTCCAGGAAAGGCGGATGGGCTTCATATATTTATTGTAGTTACTTATCTTGACAAGTATATTTGCTAAAAAGATATCTCTACTCTTGTACAAATAGtggaatcatttatttttatcacaAGGCAATCCTTTGGAGAATTATGCATAAATAATTACTGGAAATATCGGcttttattgacttttttctccactattacaCATAAAAATTTAATTCTTTGTGATTCCACCAGGAGAAAGATCTTAAAAAAGGTTGTTCATCCCTTTAAATCAGGGCTGTCCAAACTACAGCAGATATTTCAACAGGGTTTTGTCAATTTTCATTTTCACGGCACTTGACATAAatagaaagacaaaaaagaacaaatgtgtCAAATCATTCCTGGCTATTTCATAATATACACAGCTGCTTGTGGGTTTATATCATTTCATTGTCAAATTTAAGTGTACCATTGTGTGCTCGGTGAATACACTTTGTTTGATAAACAACACTGCAGCTCCTTCAAATTAGACaccaaaagcacaaagtaacaCGAGCCCTGTAACTTGAGCTCGACGCGACTGGTTTGTGACGGCTGCGGAcacaaaagacgacgaccataAACCTAGAGGTGAAACCGGGGGAGGCGCACCTGTGTTGTCTTTGACAAAGCTGAGGGATTATCTGGGTACACACAATGGGGGTGTATTGTACCTACATCCTTGATTAGAGACTATCATGTGAATCAAGTCCTTTTTGACAGGTAAGACCAAACACACTGAAAGCATGTCAGGTGAGGTGTTGAGTCATCATAAACCACTGTGTACACAACAGTTTGGATGTGAACCGTTTTTTTGAAAACTGGTTTAAAAGCCGAGAACTATGCTGTTTTTCTGAATacgaaataatatatataaagcaTTTTAGCTCAAAATAATTGGGAATAATTTGGGGTCGTTACCTTGGTCTGATGACTTGAATGGAAAGTCCCTCAGAATGAAGCCTTGAATTAAAAGAATAAACAAGTGGGATTTTTTTACTCCTTTGGCTTTTTCACTCTTGGATCCTCGTTAGCAGTTAGTCCCAGTGTGATGAAAAGTTGTGACCTAATGTGaagtttttgggaaaaaatgagTCACTGTAGAAATGGGACGCTTGCTGAACTGAACTGACATTGGCATATTTTAACCCCTCTGAAGCAGAGGTTTGAGGAGAATGGTTTTGCACTTGTGGACAGGGTTGACAGCGCCTGTGTCGTTAACCCTGCAAAATAGGAGATCCGACTTGCTGTCATGATTGTCAGTCAAAAGCTGGACTGCAGGGAGGGGAGGTGATTGGCCAAGGGGCTGGTATTAGTTTCTCCTCTCAATTTTGACTCTTTATAtttcaagcaaaaaataaatccgCCATAAAGCAAAGAACATGAGGGCGCAACTGACTGACATCATCTTTTGGATTTACCAGTCGATCGCGATTGACATATTGGGCGCCTCTTTTATGATCTCTGCTATGAGGGCAAGTATTTACTTAGATTAATAACATCCCGCTGCAGTCATTAAACAGCTATGTGTGCTGTTCTTTAGAATCCACAACGTTAACAGTTCAGATAACTATTGGCCTTTTTGTTAAAACAGAAGCAAGTTAAGGTCAAATTTCATCATCATATTGACCGCAGGTATGCTTCATTTGCTTTTCTTATCCCAAATTTGACTCGAACAGTGGAGACGTTGCAAAGAGAAACATGGTGGTACTTTATTTTAAGATTGCTGTTCATCAGGAACTGAACTTCTACCTTTTTAATTGAATCGTATTTGATTACTAGAGCTAACAGtcaccagacaaaaaaaaagctcgGTGAGAATGTGATTCCACAGACaatcctcaaaaaaaaaaaattaacagtgTGCCTGAAAACCTACTACCgtcataataaatataaatacatctgAGGTTTTCTACAGGTTGcgaaaaaggacaaaaatagTTTCTTTCCTCAAACGTAAATCGAGCGTGCAATTTGTTTCCTGTGTCAAAATAACCCACAAATTTTACCTGGGGAAATAAggctcgaaaaaaaaaaatcagaaatttTCACAGCAGCCGGGTGAGATGCTGAAGGAAACAAATTAGAGGTATGAAATAAACATTTCAGGCTTGTTGACACATTGTTAGGTTTCATAATTTGGGTAAATGCAATGTCATAGTTGAAAAGAGTTACCGGAGTGTTTTGGGAgggaaaaaagtgacaaaatggcTTCTGAGGTGCTTATAAAAGAAGGAGGGAAAAATGTTGCCTTAATAAGTAGTCTGACTTTCTTGATCACTAGCTGATGGCTTCTTCCACTCGCTCCAAAATAAATTAAGCATACGGAAATCCACAGATAAAGATATGAAAAGAGCGTGATTCAAAGCACATCAAAGTCATTGAAAGTCCCAGCCGTACTTGAAATATGAAGCGGAAGAAAAGGTAGGACAAATCGCTGCCGTCACTCCATGATGGCCCGATAAATGACAGGCTCGATGTAGTCTTCTCTGTAACGGGAGTTGATGACGCGTTGTCGTTTGGAGTTCTGTTTGACGTCGTCCTGTGAGAAGATTTCGAAGCGCATGTCCGACGCCACAGACTGCAGAGGAAAACGAACCAGAGATTGTAGCCCGTTAAATTGACACGTGACACGAATGGGGAAAGGCCTCACCAGTCGAGATTTGACCCGTTTGGGTAAATCTTCGTCTAAGGTGTACACGTCCTCACGCTTGACGGAAATTTGGGATTCGTCTTCAAATTCCACCTGAGAAAACATGTGCACTTTAATCATTAAGCCTTTGGACAAACAGACCTGGCTACAAAATGTCTCAAATAATATTTTACCATTGAAATAAGCTTTCagcctttcatgcacaaactggttttttttcttttctttttctctacAATGTGTTCTCAAAGTTGCAAGCATTTTGCGATTGACCCCTAAGTACACTTTACCGGAAATaccaaaagataaaaataaagattaacAAAGCACAAAAAAGGAGAAGTTGAAACATAAATGAACAGAGGACTGTGCTGAACCTGCTTCATTTGACTGGACTACATTAACTGAACTTTAAGTTGTAATGTGTAGGCATTATTGGTTGCATTGGGATTTCTTTTGCTCAAAGGAATTCAGTTTATTTATAAGCCCGGCGGGCTgctagattattattttttgactaCCTTACTCAGGAAAGTTATGCCACTAGCATTGTGATTTTTCATCACGCGATGTGACCAGAGGACTCTTTCGGGTAACATACCAGGTACATTGGAATTGAGTGAGACGCCACAAACTTGCCCCCGTAGATCAGGCCGTCGGTCCACCGGACCGACACAGCAGCGCCCTCTGCAGGCGGTCCAAGTCGAACACAGTCCCGGTTCTGGAGAGAAAAAAGGGACGGAGGGTCAATATGGACTGATGGAATGTAGACAGCAGAAATGATTTATAACAGTTGCTAACCTCGATGTCTTCTGGGAAGAGGTTGTCACTGTATGAACCGTCATCAAACCCCACTTCGTAGAAGGTGGCGGTGGTCAGGCCCACCACCTCGCTGTGGTAGTAACGTCCGTTTCGGTATTTACAGATCACCCTCTGTCCCACTGCCAGTTCTCTCATGGAGTCTTTGTTACGCTGAGGACCACAAGAAGATTAGTgattggctcccattgatggAGCTAGACATCCAGTCTTTTAAGACTAGGGGATGTTAGCAGGTCATGATCACTGTCAGGCCTCccagtcagaatggattggacgtctcaatGGCCCTGATGAGCATTCGCAGCCATTCCTCTTTGTTTAAATTGGTTAGATGTCTATAGTTGTCAGTGGTAGGTTAATATAGGACTTTTACTCATGCAGGCAGAATTACAGGCCAGCAGTTTTAGTTAtggtttataaaataaaataaaaactccagGTACTTTGAATTTTTGTATCTTTTATCAACCAATATATTAACAAAAAGAGGGGAATTCAACAGTGTCTgtctgtaatatttttttctgaaatactaGTTGcctttttctttcacttttcacaaAACATGAAGCTGTAGTGTTTGGTGTCTTTTACGCAAATATGACTGaataaatccatttaaaatgactCGAGACACCGGAATTGAAATGCGGCAACCCCCcagaatacacacacacacactacacttTACCTTGTGTCGTCATGTTTGTAACTGCTGGAAGACAAAAGCGACATTTCCACTAACATTTGCCTACCTCAATGATGGTGGGCGTTTTGTGCCGGGGACAGGTGATGAAAACAATGAATGGCCAGTCGTCCGGGTGCATGAGGACACCGGCGGCTTGAGCGCACATGGGGTGGAAGGCCGTGGAGCAGCGTCCGTGGGAGCACTGCACGCAGCAGCCTGTCAACTCCCTCTTCATCCGCTTCCTGCAGAAAACGCATTTCTGCCAAACACAAAAGAGTCCCACCGAGCAGGGTTGTCAAGAGGAAAGGTTTCAAGCGGTGGGGTCGAAGAAAGGGAAGTGCGAGGGGAAGGAAAGGAGGAGAAAGGAAACGAAAgagaaagattaaaaaaaaggtttcaaaGGAAAGTTTGGACCTAAATGAAATTTTATGGGACATTGCAAAGCTTCCTTCTATAGTGAAACTCTCATCATATACAATTGGTTATTACTTTATCTAGGTGGTGGGGCTTATTTTGACTTATGTTGTAATGCAATGTGTGTTATGCAAACTGTTTAGGACAACCATTATGATACTCTCCTTACTCATACATTCAAATCTGATGAAATTGTCAATTATTCTCACAATTCATTTTAGGATTATTGAAACCATTTTGAATAGTTGGTGCTTCCAAGTCTTCTGACAGGTTGGAACTCTTACCAGTCTAAAGCGAGGCAGTGGAATTGCAGACAGATCGATGGGACTCCGCTCTGTGATGTTGACAAAACGAGCTTCCAGCACAGTGATAGCGCACAGCACATGAACCCACCTGCCAGGCAGACAAACATGACATTGACTGAAAACAAACAGAACCATGTCCTCCGCAGGGGCAACATATGTACATTATTTAGACAAGTCAGTTCATTTGCTGGTATTGTTTTTACTGGAATTACAAGCAAAAGCTCTCATTTAAGACATTGGAGGATTACTTACTTGTCATTGTTGGCTTTCTGCAAAGCTCCACCACGGAGAGAACACAGACAGCAATCCTAGCGGGATGAAAAAGTGTCGAAACTATGAACAACCAGAAAATGCATCCTCCCCAAAATATTAAACCAGTTAAAAGGGAGTGAAATTATGAAAATCAAGACAGAGTACTGTAATAAAAGGGCCTTAATGGGCAATATTCTTACGCAAAAGGctagaacttaaaaaaaatacacagaagCACAGCCTAATGCAGGCGCAGTGCGCACAAACCTCAAAAGTAGCATCAGCTTTGCAGCGAGCACATAGCCAGTCATCTTGTTCGGCTTCTTCTCTCGTTATACCATAGCAACCTAGGCcagacaaaaaacattttttttctatgacatTTCATTTACAACCATTTTTTATATAGTTCATTTGTTGGCTGTGATAGACgaacaatccatttgaactgggaacgACAGTTTGGTCGTTATCAGCACCCCCCTTAGTCCAACATGATGGGaacgtctattgtcgtcaacgGGACTGAAACGTGATGATTGTCCCTTACTGGAGTGCACGCGGACGCAGCACCGAGAACAGCTGAGCAGCCGGCTGGTTCCGTCCTCTGTGATGTGAGGGTTGGACAGCTGGCCTTCCCCGCTATCACTGGTCTTGTTGGTGTGCGTGTTGAAACACATTTCAGGAATGAGGGGTTTGGACCACTGGTGACCTTGGCGGTTCAACAACGTGACACTGGAATTCCTGTCACCGCCTGCCTCAGACTAaatggaggggggaaaaaacagattCTTCAGATTACTTGTGACTCACTTCACAAAGGTTTAAAGCAAGGTTCTCAACCTTGACAATATTTTGTGGCCACTTGCTTCATAGTGTTTGCGCGGaccttttttggtttgtttttttaaataatcccgACAGAAAAAGCTAGCAAAGCTGAGGCTAATGTACTTTTCCAGCGATGGTTGTCAATGTGTTAGCCAAATTCAAATCATTTAGAAAcctaaaaaaatgccaaatcctttttttcttgagtctcttaacagcaaataatttattttcacatttaactaattaaaaataaaatgaaagcataaaaactgttcatttttcaaagaaaaaagtaactattcaatttttattttacgtttgtaatgtaaataaattatcTCACCAGATGGTGGGTGTAAAAAAGTAGGCAGATGGAGCAGTAAGGAGCCTGTTCGCCCATTCTTTTATTGTACTCCCACTCCACCTGGTGGTTGACAGGCCGACTCTGCCACAGCTTTGTTAAGGGCTTTGCCCATTCCTCTTTTTCCTCTTggtccaccaccaccacatcTTGACACACCTCTACAAAGTGCGTTGccaggaaaagaaaaatgtgttattgaactacttcaattgattaaaaaaaacgcatCCCGTCTCTGCTACTTAGTTGTTGGAACACAGTGAAATTAGAGAATGCCAAATATGGGTGGTTTATTTGAATAATTTTAATGATAGCTGGCCTACCTTCATCACTGAATACCTCCCTGAAGAGAGGGTGGTGACGTGGAAGCTTCCGGAGCTGCTCTTGTTGCTGTTGCTTGGTGACCACCGACATGCAGTATGACTGGTCTTCTGACATCTGAGGGTGAGGAGAATATTTATCAAAGCGCAATCCTTCTGTGGACAAAACCATCTGCCCACATACGATTCACAAGTGAGTAAATTCCAAGCAAATCCCAAGAAACAATGAGCCCACAAACAAAGACGACAATTCCCAATGGCGTTTGTTAGCAATGAATTATAAATATCtacctttcttttgttttggtttttaggTACCTCCCCATTGTTTATCTGGGTGGGCTGCGGAACGCAGGTGGGCTCAACGTCGGCCTTCGGCGCTGCGTCGTGTACGACATAGACAGGCGTGGAAGCACTGGCCGTGTGGTCCTTCTCGGCAGAATGTTCCGTTGGATCTGGGACCAATTGGGTAGGAGATATGGCAGTTTCGGGCAGTGAGTCTGTGCTTCCCCCATCTGGTGACAGGACAAACTGTGGCTGATGCTCTCTGGCGTAGCTGTGAACCTGCAGCATTTTATGGGTCTTCTGTTTGTCCCGAGGATAAGTCTGAACTTGCAGGATGTCTTTTTGAGTGAGTGTTCGATGGAAGAGCAAGCTGGCCACCCCCATTTTACGGGACGGCGTCCCCGTTGGCGTCAGATGACCATTTTGGGATGAAAACGCGGGTGGGCGCGTCTTAGTGTAGTGAGGAGTGTGTCCGGATTCACTACTCTTGACGCCCCTGTGAAACGGATCCAGCAACGTGAGCTTCGTCGGCGTAACCACCAACTTTGGGGGGCCTGTCGACGCAATCAGTTTTGAATCAGTTAATGGGGTGGTAATCAGGAAAGCCCTAATGTTACATAAACAATACCTTTATTCCGCTTCCCATCTTGGGGTGTCATACGGGGTGGTAAAAGATTTAGTCTTGGACGCTTGGCATACAACATCATTTCGTCATCGGAGTCTTTGGGAACAACCTCTTCGGGTAACTCCAGACACACTCGGTGTCTCTTGGTCTCAATTCGATGAAGAGgactaagaataaaaaaaaatcttgaattaAACCAGGACACTGGAGGCTTCAGTCTGACTGCATTCGACAAACCTCTTCCGCTCAATATCCTCCATGCCGCAATCCAGGGAACAACTGCTACTATTATTGTGGACCGT encodes:
- the LOC144086211 gene encoding lysine-specific demethylase 4A-like, whose product is MASDTAPLNHGSKGIMTFYPTAEEFKNFSRYVAYMESQGAHKAGLAKVVPPEEWKPRESYDDIDDLVIPAPIQQVVTGQSGLFTQYNIQKKSMSVKEFRKIANSDKFCSPHYDDFDELERKYWKNVTFNPPIYGADVGGSLYNPEVKEWNICHLNTILDTVESDSGITIEGVNTPYLYFGMWKTTFAWHTEDMDLYSINYLHFGEPKSWYCVPPEHGRRFERLAQGFFSGSAQTCEAFLRHKMTLISPSILKKYGIPFEKITQYAGEFMVTFPYAYHAGFNHGFNCAESTNFATQRWIEYGKQAILCSCRKDMVKISMDVFVKKFQPERYEQWLAGRDTGPIDHSRPTPEAKEFLGDSFDTVHNNSSSCSLDCGMEDIERKSPLHRIETKRHRVCLELPEEVVPKDSDDEMMLYAKRPRLNLLPPRMTPQDGKRNKGPPKLVVTPTKLTLLDPFHRGVKSSESGHTPHYTKTRPPAFSSQNGHLTPTGTPSRKMGVASLLFHRTLTQKDILQVQTYPRDKQKTHKMLQVHSYAREHQPQFVLSPDGGSTDSLPETAISPTQLVPDPTEHSAEKDHTASASTPVYVVHDAAPKADVEPTCVPQPTQINNGEVPKNQNKRKMSEDQSYCMSVVTKQQQQEQLRKLPRHHPLFREVFSDEEVCQDVVVVDQEEKEEWAKPLTKLWQSRPVNHQVEWEYNKRMGEQAPYCSICLLFYTHHLSEAGGDRNSSVTLLNRQGHQWSKPLIPEMCFNTHTNKTSDSGEGQLSNPHITEDGTSRLLSCSRCCVRVHSSCYGITREEAEQDDWLCARCKADATFEDCCLCSLRGGALQKANNDKWVHVLCAITVLEARFVNITERSPIDLSAIPLPRFRLKCVFCRKRMKRELTGCCVQCSHGRCSTAFHPMCAQAAGVLMHPDDWPFIVFITCPRHKTPTIIERNKDSMRELAVGQRVICKYRNGRYYHSEVVGLTTATFYEVGFDDGSYSDNLFPEDIENRDCVRLGPPAEGAAVSVRWTDGLIYGGKFVASHSIPMYLVEFEDESQISVKREDVYTLDEDLPKRVKSRLSVASDMRFEIFSQDDVKQNSKRQRVINSRYREDYIEPVIYRAIME